The proteins below come from a single Papaver somniferum cultivar HN1 chromosome 11, ASM357369v1, whole genome shotgun sequence genomic window:
- the LOC113325305 gene encoding uncharacterized protein LOC113325305, producing MHLDNLFNHPSAADSGNLGFIAYTFDDDGNHKFHYFEYNDENSTSPPILRIRRMNLTSPIRDYFRFVGSCNGLICLARGQSVCISNPITKEVVMLPEIVVMSKCDCCILYCRCWKTGFGYVSSTNEYKIVVICTRETEFVEVYMYTLGSGNGWRKLGKFDFESSKNGCKVSLLMGFFIGWTEN from the coding sequence ATGCACTTGGATAATCTTTTCAATCATCCTTCTGCTGCTGATTCTGGTAATTTGGGTTTTATTGCTTAtacttttgatgatgatggtaatcatAAATTTCATTATTTTGAGTATAATGATGAGAATTCAACATCACCACCCATTCTGAGAATTAGAAGGATGAATTTAACCTCTCCAATTAGGGATTATTTTAGATTTGTTGGTTCATGTAATGGGCTCATCTGTTTAGCTAGAGGTCAATCTGTTTGTATAAGTAATCCTATAACTAAAGAAGTTGTTATGCTTCCAGAAATTGTTGTTATGAGTAAGTGTGATTGTTGTATTCTGTACTGTAGATGTTGGAAGACCGGATTTGGTTATGTTTCTTCAACAAATGAGTATAAAATTGTAGTAATATGTACGCGTGAAACCGAGTTTGTAGAAGTTTACATGTACACTCTAGGCAGTGGAAATGGTTGGAGAAAACTTGGAAAGTTCGATTTTGAATCTAGCAAAAATGGTTGCAAGGTATCTTTGTTAATGGGGTTCTTTATTGGCTGGACAGAAAATTGA
- the LOC113322243 gene encoding mitochondrial adenine nucleotide transporter ADNT1-like: MESEKCVVGLETMKKKRKMKKFCAVILTVTALAPLRRLEILLQVQNSRNLQYKDITQGLKHMRRTDGFRGLFKGNGAYIAKAMSCSAVYFAVHYPLARIIGLYCQTPGKENAKPPILLTRGIHACTVMIATAAAYPMDVAQGRLSVQTGKSPYQYRGIYHALTTIAREEGPRALYKGFLPYSIGQVVYTGLNFAVYGFTSLSIAKAVLSRFHELKSKGMNRDVNEEVTTAIKKKLPYFQILSFAVCHTFAYPFNVIHRRMQMEGWKNSSSIIASCYGSSNNIAAASEFTGMCDAFKKTIRNNGFKALYKGSVPYLLLKVFPASLFASVVHLGLLESGLELNIKHP, encoded by the exons ATGGAGTCTGAGAAGTGTGTAGTTGGCCtggaaacaatgaagaagaaacgaaaaatgaagaaattttgtGCAGTGATATT AACTGTCACTGCTCTTGCTCCTTTAAGACGCTTAGAAATATTGCTTCAG GTGCAAAACTCTCGGAATTTACAGTACAAGGATATAACTCAAGGCTTGAAACATATGAGGAGAACTGATGGTTTTCGAGGATTATTTAAGGGCAATGGTGCTTATATTGCAAAGGCCATGTCATGTTCTGCAGTCTATTTTGCTGTTCATTATCCACTAGCAAG GATTATAGGGCTCTATTGTCAGACACCAGGCAAAG AAAATGCAAAGCCTCCTATTTTGTTAACCCGTGGAATTCATGCATGCACTGTGATGATTGCAACGGCAGCAGCTTATCCCATGGACGTGGCACAAGGAAGGCTCTCTGTTCAG ACAGGAAAATCACCATATCAATATAGAGGAATCTATCATGCTCTAACAACGATTGCCCGAGAAGAAGGCCCACGAGCTTTATATAAAGGATTTCTTCCTTATTCGATCGgacaa gtggtgtACACTGGCCTCAACTTCGCTGTCTATGGATTTACAAGTTTAAGCATAGCAAAGGCCGTGCTATCGAGATTTCATGAATTGAAGTCCAAGGGCATGAATCGTGACGTGAATGAAGAGGTCACGACGGCCATAAAGAAAAAACTTCCATATTTTCAGATATTATCATTTGCCGTGTGCCATACCTTTGCTTATCCTTTCAATGTTATTCATCGAAGAATGCAGATGGAGGGTTGGAAAAATTCTTCATCGATTATTGCATCTTGTTACGGTAGTAGTAATAACATTGCAGCAGCAAGTGAGTTTACAGGGATGTGTGATGCATTCAAGAAAACCATTAGAAATAATGGTTTTAAAGCACTGTACAAGGGTTCGGTTCCGTATCTTCTGCTGAAG GTATTTCCAGCTTCACTTTTTGCATCTGTCGTACACCTTGGGCTGTTGGAAAGTGGACTTGAGCTAAACATCAAGCATCCATAG